Below is a window of Acidobacteriota bacterium DNA.
CATTTTCAGGGATGGGGCTTCCGCCTCCTGACGGTTCTGACCCTGACCACCGGAACGGCGTTCGTCATGTGGCTCGGCGAACAGATCTCGGAGCGTGGCATCGGCAACGGTATTTCCCTGATCATCTTTGCCGGTATCGTAGTCGGTTTGCCGGCGGCGATCTTCAACACGATCACCGACGTCAAGACCGGCGCGCTCAACATCATCACGGTTGTTCTGCTGGTGATATTCATGATCGTGGTTGTGGCCGCGATCGTCTACATGGAACGGGCTCAGCGGCGAATACCCATCCAGTACGCCAAACGCGTGGTCGGGCGCCGAGTCTATGGCGGGCAAAGCACCTACCTGCCGCTGCGCATCAACACCGGCGGCGTGATTCCGGTGATCTTCGCCGCCTCGATCATGTCCTTCCCGCAGACCCTCGGGCAGATGATCGACAACCGCTGGCTGCAGAAGATTACGGAGGCGCTGGCCTGGGGCGAGCCGATGTACAACCTTGTGTACTTCCTCGCGATCATTTTCTTCTGCTACTTCTACACGTCGATCATCTTCAACCCGGAGGATACGGCCGAGAACATGCGCAAGTACGGTGGGTTCATACCTGGAATCCGACCAGGCAAGCCGACCGCCGAGTTCATCGACAAGGTCCTCACTCGCATTACCCTGGTGGGTGCCGTCTACCTCGCGCTGGTCGCGATCCTGCCGGAGATCCTGATCGCCGGCTTCAAGGTTGCGACGATTCCGGTCATCGGACCGACACTGGACGCCATCTTGCCGAGCTGGTTCACCGAGGGTCTCGGGGTCAAGTTCTTCTTCGGCGGCACCTCGCTCCTGATCGTCGTCGGCGTTGCCATGGACACGGTCCAACAGATCGAATCGCAGCTTGTGATGCGTCATTACGACGGGTTCATGCGCAAGGGTAGAGTTCGCGGGAGGCGTGGTTAATTTCATGATCTGCCTCAAATCCGAACGCGAGCTGGAGACCATGGACAGGGCCAACCGCCTCGTCCACGAGGTTCTCCAGGCCGTCGAGGCCGCAGCCGGGCCGGGCATCTCGACCGGCGAGCTGGACAAGCTTGCCGAAGGGATGATCCTGGAGGCTGGCGGTGAACCGGCATTCAAGGGTTATCGAGGCTACCCCGCGACACTCTGCACTTCTGTCAACGATGTCATCGTCCACGGCATCCCCAACGGGAAGAACCGACTCCAAAACGGAGATCTCGTGAGCATCGACTGTGGCGTTCTGCTCGATGGTTATTACGGAGACTCCGCAGTGACCTTCGGGATCGGCGCCATTGAGCAAGAGGCGCAACGCCTGATGGACGTCACCCGGGTGTGCCTTGCGGACGCGGTGTCCGCGGTGCGACCCGATGGCCGGTTGGGTGATGTTGGAGCTGCGGTTCAGCAGCGGGCCGAGGCGGCTGGTTTCGGCGTCGTGCGCGAGTTCGTCGGGCACGGCATCGGGCGCTCGCTGCACGAAGAACCGCAGGTGCCGAACTACGGCAAGGCGGGCCACGGACAGAAGCTCAAGCCGGGACTCGTGATTGCGATCGAGCCAATGATCACGGGCGGTTCGTGGCGAGTGAAGATTGATGACGACGGCTGGACAGCAAGGACGGAAGACGGTAGACTCGCAGCCCATTTTGAGTGCTCGGTGGCGGTCACTCCTGACGGTCGTCGTGTGCTCGGATCCGAGGAGTTTTTGAATGCCTAAGGAAGAGGCGATCGAAGTGGTGGCCACTGTGGTCGAACCCTTGCCCAACGCGATGTTCCGCGTCGAGCTTGAAAACGGCCACGAGGTGCTGGCCCACATCTCGGGCAAGATGCGCAAGCACTTCATTCGCATCCTTCCGGGCGACAAAGTTCTGGTGGAGCTCTCTCCGTACGATTTGACGAGAGGGCGCATCGTGTATCGATACAAATAGGGAGGACGACAATGAAAGTTCGTCCATCGGTCAAGAAAATGTGTGCGAAATGCAAGATCATCCGCCGCAAAGGCGTGGTCAGGGTGATCTGCGAGAACCCGAAGCACAAGCAACGGCAAGGCTGATCGGGGAGGTATCTGGTGGCACGAATTGCAGGCGTTGATCTGCCGGCCGGCAAAAGAGTCGAGATCGGCCTCACATATATCTATGGTATCGGTCGCACCCGCGCCAAGAAGATCCTCGAAAAGGCCAAGGTCGAAGAGGGGATCAAGGTCAAGGACCTCTCCGAGGCCGAAGTTCTGGCGATCCAGCAGGTGATCCAGAACGAGGGTGGCGTCGAGGGTGATCTCCGCCGGGAGGTCGCCATGAACATCAAGCGCCTGATCGAGATCGGGAGCTATCGAGGCATCCGGCATCGCCGTGGGCTTCCGGTTCGTGGCCAGCGAACCCACACCAATGCACGCGGCCGCAAGGGCCCGCGTCGTCAGGCTGTCGCCGGCAAGAAAAAAGTCTCGAAATGAAACTTGAGATGTGCAATTCTCGCCGGCGATCTGTACCAATCTCCCGTGCTCTGAGCACTCGCGCCAGTGCTCGACATACCTCTGGGTATGCCTCCGCCTGTCGCGAGCACCAGAACATCGAGATCTTGGCACATATCATCCGGCAGAATCGCACATCTCAAGTTGAGAGCAGGAGCTGAATCATGGCAAAGGAAAAGAAAGGTGGGCGGAAGCCGCGTCGGGAGCGCAAGAACGTGCCCCATGCAGTCGCCCATATCCACGCCACCTTCAACAACACGATTGTGACCTTCGCCGACCCGGGCGGTGGCACGCTGTGCTGGTCGTCCGGTGGTCGGATCGGCTACAAGGGCTCGCGCAAGGGGACACCGTACGCGGCCCAGCTGGCTGCGAAGTCGGCGGCCGAACAGGCCCAGGATCAAGGTGTGCGCTCGGTTGAAGTGTTGGTGAAAGGTCCGGGCCCGGGCCGGGAATCGGCGATCCGTGCAGTGGCGGCGAGCGGGCTCGACATCAGGAGCATCCGCGACCTCACGCCGATCCCGCACAACGGTTGCCGTCCGCGCAAACGGCGCAGGGTTTAGAGGAAGAGGTAGAAGATGGCACGATACAGAGGACCGGTTTGTCGACTGTGCCGCCGAGAGGGCATGAAGCTGTTCTTGAAAGGCGAGCGCTGCTACAAGGAGAAGTGTGCGATCGAGCGGCGTAACGCGCCCCCCGGCCAGCATGGGATGGGCCGCCGCCGCAAGGTTCGGGCCTACGGTCTGCAGCTTCGGGAGAAGCAGAAGCTGCGCCGCATCTACGGGCTCCTCGAGGGCCAGTTCCGACGCACCTTTGATGAAGCGAACAGGCGCAAGGGCGTGACCGGCGAGACCCTCCTCCAGCTTCTCGAGCTGCGCCTCGACAACGTCGTCTACTCACTCGGGTTCGCCACCTCCCGCACCCAGGCGCGCCAACTGGTCCGTCACGGCCACATCTCGGTCGACGGCCGCCGCGTCAATATCCCCTCATTCCGGGTCCGTCCTGGCATGGAGATCAGCGTGCGCGAGAAAAGTCGCAAGAACACTCACATTTCGGAAGCCCTCGAGTTCGCCCAGGGTCGCGGCATTCCGCCCTGGTTGGAGCTCGATGCAGGTGTATTCACCGGCAAGGTCCTCGAAAACCCGGCGCGCGAGGACATTCGCTTCCCGATCCAGGAGCAGCTCATCGTCGAGCTCTATTCTCGTTAAGGTGGAGGCTGCATGATCTGGCAGGATTTCCAACACCCGACACACGTAGAGATCGAAGAGGAGGGATTCGGTCCCACCTTCGGTCGTTTCTTCGCACAGCCCTTCGAGCGCGGTTGGGGCACGACCCTCGGCAACAGCCTGCGGCGAGCCCTGTTGTCTTCGATTCCGTCGGCCGCGATTACGGCGGTCAAGATCGAAGGCGCGGACCACGAGTTTTCCGCTGTCCCGGGTGTTGTCGAGGACGTCACCGACATCATTCTCAATCTGAAGAAGATTCCGCTCAAGATTCATGGTCAGGGACCCGCATTCCTGACACTCGAAGCCAAGGGTGCGGGAGAGATCACGGCCGGTCAGTTTGCCGGTTCTTCCGAGGTCGAGGTGATCGACCCGGACGTTCACGTGGCCACTCTTTCGGCCGACGGCAAGCTCAAGATGACCGTGCGCGTGGCGAAGGGCCGCGGCTATGTGCCGGCCGAAGAGAATCAAAGCGACGACCTCGACGTCGGCTTCATCCCGGTCGACTCGGCGCATTCGCCGGTGAGAAAGGCCAACTTCCGGGTCGAGATGGCGCGTTTCGGGCGCATGACCAATTACGAACGTCTGATTCTCGAGGTCTGGACCAACGGCACCATCGCGCCGGAAGAGGCCCTCAGTCAGGCCGCCCAGCTGGTACAGGGCCACATGGAGATTTACACCTCGCTGGCCGAGGTCGAGGAATCGCCGGTGGCGATGGTTGAGGAGCCGGAAGCCGAGGAAGAGGACAGTATCCTCGATGCGTCCATCGAGACGCTGGAGCTCTCGATCAGGTCCATGAACTGTTTGAAGAACGCCAACATCCGGACTCTGCGCGATCTCGTGAGCCGCTCCGAGAGGGAGATGGTAGAGATCCGCAACTTCGGAGAGAAATCCCTCAAAGAGGTGCGTTCGAAGCTCGAGGTTCTCGGCCTCGGCTTTGGCATGAACCTCGATCTGTAGAAAGCGGGAGACCGAGATGCGACATCGAGTTCGCGGCCGCAAGCTGGGCCGCACGACCGCCCATCGCAAGGCGCTGTTCAGGAATCAGCTGACGGCCCTGTTCACCCATGACCGGATCGTCACGACCCTGCCCAAGGCCAAGGAGCTGCGTCCGTTGGCAGAACGCATGGTCACCCTCGCCGGGACCGGAACCCTGCCGGCGCGGCGCAAGGTCCTGACAATGGTTCCCGACAAGGAGGTGGTGAGCCGCCTCTTCGACGAGATCGCGCCCCGTTTCAGTGATCGCCCGGGCGGCTACACGCGCATCATGCGCCTCGGCCGTCGTCGCGGTGACGGTGCCGAGTTGGCGATCATCGAGTTCGTTGACTACGAGCTTGCCGATCATGAAGAGGGCGGTGCGTCGTCCAAACCCTCTCTGATGGATCGCGCCAAGGGCGTGTTCGGCGGTGGAGCCAAGAAGGACGCTGTCGAGGACGAACCGACGACCGCTGAAGAGGAGGCCGAGGAGATCGCCGAGCCGGCTGCCGACGAGGGCGAGCCGGAGGTCGAGGCGGCAGATGCTGCCGAAGCGGTCGAAGAAGAACCGGCCGAGGTGGTGCCCGAAGACGAGCCGGAAGCCAAGGCCGACGAGCCCGCTGAAAAGCCCGCATCCGAAGCGGAGCCTGCCGAGGCGGACGAAGAGAAGAAGGACGACTGAAGTCGCCTCAATCCGAAATCATCGACGCCGCAGCATTTCGCTGCGGCGTTTTTCATCTGGAACTGGCGCTCAGAGGGTGATCGTGTCTCCCAGCTCCGGGATTTCCGAGTCCCAATCGAACTCGTGTTTGAGCCGTTCGGCGAACGCCTGCTGAGCGTCGTACTCACCGTGGATCAGCACGACTCTTTCCGGATCCCGTTGGCGGCGCCCGAGCCACAGAATGAGCTCCCCGGCGTCGGCATGAGCCGACAGCCCGGTGATCTGCGAGATGTGGGCCTTTACCGGAATCCACTCGCCGTGGATCTTGATTTCCTCTTCGCCTTCTATCAGGCGGCGGCCTTTGGTCCCCTCGGCCTGATAGCCGGTAAAGAGTACGGTGTTCTTCTCGTCTGGCAGGCGCAGTTTGAGGTGGTGGAGGATGCGGCCGCCGGTGACCATGCCCGAGGCCGAGATGATGATGGCCGGCCCGGATAGGGAGTTGAGCTTTCGCGACTCTGCCGATGACGGGGTGACCTGAAGGGTGGGAGGAAAGATCGGGTTCTCGTGGTTGGCGAAGAAATGCTGCATCTCGGTGTCGTGTTCGGCCA
It encodes the following:
- the secY gene encoding preprotein translocase subunit SecY; translation: MIESFRNIFAIPDLRKRVLFTFALLAVYRLGAFIPIPGIDPVAIAEFTKAAEGTVLGFLNLFSGGALGRMTVFALGIMPYISSSIILQLLTVVWPYLEKLSKEGELGRRKITQYTRYGTVVLSVIQSLGISFFLERTTAPGGAPLVPEHFQGWGFRLLTVLTLTTGTAFVMWLGEQISERGIGNGISLIIFAGIVVGLPAAIFNTITDVKTGALNIITVVLLVIFMIVVVAAIVYMERAQRRIPIQYAKRVVGRRVYGGQSTYLPLRINTGGVIPVIFAASIMSFPQTLGQMIDNRWLQKITEALAWGEPMYNLVYFLAIIFFCYFYTSIIFNPEDTAENMRKYGGFIPGIRPGKPTAEFIDKVLTRITLVGAVYLALVAILPEILIAGFKVATIPVIGPTLDAILPSWFTEGLGVKFFFGGTSLLIVVGVAMDTVQQIESQLVMRHYDGFMRKGRVRGRRG
- the map gene encoding type I methionyl aminopeptidase codes for the protein MICLKSERELETMDRANRLVHEVLQAVEAAAGPGISTGELDKLAEGMILEAGGEPAFKGYRGYPATLCTSVNDVIVHGIPNGKNRLQNGDLVSIDCGVLLDGYYGDSAVTFGIGAIEQEAQRLMDVTRVCLADAVSAVRPDGRLGDVGAAVQQRAEAAGFGVVREFVGHGIGRSLHEEPQVPNYGKAGHGQKLKPGLVIAIEPMITGGSWRVKIDDDGWTARTEDGRLAAHFECSVAVTPDGRRVLGSEEFLNA
- the infA gene encoding translation initiation factor IF-1; this translates as MPKEEAIEVVATVVEPLPNAMFRVELENGHEVLAHISGKMRKHFIRILPGDKVLVELSPYDLTRGRIVYRYK
- the rpmJ gene encoding 50S ribosomal protein L36, whose translation is MKVRPSVKKMCAKCKIIRRKGVVRVICENPKHKQRQG
- the rpsM gene encoding 30S ribosomal protein S13: MARIAGVDLPAGKRVEIGLTYIYGIGRTRAKKILEKAKVEEGIKVKDLSEAEVLAIQQVIQNEGGVEGDLRREVAMNIKRLIEIGSYRGIRHRRGLPVRGQRTHTNARGRKGPRRQAVAGKKKVSK
- the rpsK gene encoding 30S ribosomal protein S11; amino-acid sequence: MAKEKKGGRKPRRERKNVPHAVAHIHATFNNTIVTFADPGGGTLCWSSGGRIGYKGSRKGTPYAAQLAAKSAAEQAQDQGVRSVEVLVKGPGPGRESAIRAVAASGLDIRSIRDLTPIPHNGCRPRKRRRV
- the rpsD gene encoding 30S ribosomal protein S4, translated to MARYRGPVCRLCRREGMKLFLKGERCYKEKCAIERRNAPPGQHGMGRRRKVRAYGLQLREKQKLRRIYGLLEGQFRRTFDEANRRKGVTGETLLQLLELRLDNVVYSLGFATSRTQARQLVRHGHISVDGRRVNIPSFRVRPGMEISVREKSRKNTHISEALEFAQGRGIPPWLELDAGVFTGKVLENPAREDIRFPIQEQLIVELYSR
- a CDS encoding DNA-directed RNA polymerase subunit alpha: MIWQDFQHPTHVEIEEEGFGPTFGRFFAQPFERGWGTTLGNSLRRALLSSIPSAAITAVKIEGADHEFSAVPGVVEDVTDIILNLKKIPLKIHGQGPAFLTLEAKGAGEITAGQFAGSSEVEVIDPDVHVATLSADGKLKMTVRVAKGRGYVPAEENQSDDLDVGFIPVDSAHSPVRKANFRVEMARFGRMTNYERLILEVWTNGTIAPEEALSQAAQLVQGHMEIYTSLAEVEESPVAMVEEPEAEEEDSILDASIETLELSIRSMNCLKNANIRTLRDLVSRSEREMVEIRNFGEKSLKEVRSKLEVLGLGFGMNLDL
- the rplQ gene encoding 50S ribosomal protein L17; protein product: MRHRVRGRKLGRTTAHRKALFRNQLTALFTHDRIVTTLPKAKELRPLAERMVTLAGTGTLPARRKVLTMVPDKEVVSRLFDEIAPRFSDRPGGYTRIMRLGRRRGDGAELAIIEFVDYELADHEEGGASSKPSLMDRAKGVFGGGAKKDAVEDEPTTAEEEAEEIAEPAADEGEPEVEAADAAEAVEEEPAEVVPEDEPEAKADEPAEKPASEAEPAEADEEKKDD